Proteins from one Lottiidibacillus patelloidae genomic window:
- a CDS encoding exonuclease SbcCD subunit D encodes MKIFHTADWHLGKLLQGVYMTEDQRHILLQFIEEIKNEKPDVVIIAGDLYDRSIPTSEAVDLLNDMLGKIVLELKTPVLAIAGNHDSPRRLEFGSKMMSSVGFHIAGNLSATFSPVIYNDEHGEVHFHLIPYTEPSLVKHELGLEDIKTHNDAMEAIIAKINEQKDKQARHVVVGHCFVTPTGEKRENTSDSERPLSIGGAEHVSAAHFTDFHYTALGHLHQAHHVKHEKIRYAGSPLKYSVSEERHKKGFLIVELDKNGEINVEKRFLQAKRDIRIVEGLMEDIEKHEQNEDYVFVRLLDETPVISPMERIRAVYPNAMHVERKSSRIHLHEEQENKEKRANMDQQSLFKSFYKEVKGTEPSEDTQSLFSDVLQEMLEVESERK; translated from the coding sequence GTGAAAATATTTCATACTGCTGACTGGCATTTAGGAAAATTATTGCAAGGTGTGTATATGACAGAAGATCAAAGGCATATCTTACTTCAGTTTATCGAAGAGATTAAAAACGAAAAACCTGATGTTGTTATTATCGCAGGTGATTTATATGACCGTTCAATTCCAACATCCGAAGCGGTTGATTTACTGAATGACATGCTAGGCAAAATTGTCTTAGAACTAAAAACACCAGTACTCGCTATTGCTGGAAATCATGATAGTCCTAGAAGACTGGAATTCGGAAGTAAAATGATGAGCTCCGTTGGTTTTCACATTGCAGGCAACTTAAGCGCAACATTCTCACCAGTTATTTATAACGATGAGCATGGAGAGGTTCATTTTCACTTAATCCCTTATACTGAGCCAAGTTTAGTCAAGCATGAACTAGGATTAGAAGATATTAAAACTCACAATGATGCGATGGAAGCAATTATCGCAAAAATAAATGAACAAAAAGATAAACAGGCGCGTCATGTCGTTGTCGGGCACTGTTTTGTTACACCAACTGGAGAAAAAAGAGAGAATACGAGTGATTCTGAACGACCACTATCAATCGGTGGTGCAGAACATGTTAGTGCAGCACATTTTACTGATTTTCACTATACAGCCTTAGGTCATTTGCACCAAGCGCATCACGTGAAACATGAAAAGATTCGCTATGCAGGTTCCCCGTTAAAATACTCTGTATCAGAAGAAAGACATAAGAAAGGTTTTCTTATTGTTGAGCTTGATAAAAATGGGGAAATAAATGTAGAAAAACGATTCCTTCAAGCTAAAAGAGATATTCGGATTGTCGAGGGATTAATGGAAGACATTGAAAAACATGAACAAAATGAAGATTATGTATTTGTTAGACTCTTAGACGAAACACCTGTTATTTCACCGATGGAGAGAATACGTGCGGTATATCCAAATGCAATGCATGTAGAACGTAAATCTTCGAGAATTCATTTGCATGAAGAGCAAGAAAATAAAGAAAAAAGAGCAAATATGGACCAACAATCTTTATTTAAGTCATTTTATAAAGAAGTAAAAGGAACGGAGCCTTCAGAAGATACACAAAGCCTATTTTCAGATGTTCTTCAAGAAATGCTGGAAGTGGAGAGTGAGCGAAAATGA
- a CDS encoding MFS transporter, with protein MNKHTLARHNIKLLFWANIFGTVSFLQPVLTLFYIERGLSETNILFVMIFWSAGVLLGEVPTGIFADKFGAKVSFITGATVKFFSISILLLAYEPWLFFLSSILLGLSASFFSGADEALIYESLKLSNEQNKMDKAMGKIQSATFITMTVAVIIGSYVAKDLKEDQFIFLILLGLAFQLVEIILLFFVKNPTKATDYKENPFVHVKDGIRAIKQEPQLLFMFLNLTIVFIPAAAVFEKFDQLYLSNAGLPVAYIGIAYAVSGIIGFIASISIGWLTGLFSRYWLFYGTGIFSALLLFVAAKVEDSLLIALVVFLFLRFIKAIRYPIYSQLSNDLIPSNVRATTISLLSIIDSCFDFLIFGTIASFAYLGVPTIYLACAIIALFGTIIPIKRIKRRSAI; from the coding sequence ATGAATAAACATACATTAGCAAGACATAATATTAAACTATTATTTTGGGCGAATATTTTTGGAACAGTTAGTTTTCTGCAACCCGTGTTAACACTGTTCTATATAGAAAGAGGATTATCGGAGACAAATATTTTATTTGTAATGATTTTTTGGAGTGCGGGTGTTTTGCTGGGTGAAGTTCCTACTGGAATCTTTGCAGATAAATTTGGCGCAAAAGTTTCATTTATTACAGGTGCGACAGTAAAGTTCTTCTCGATAAGCATCCTCCTGTTAGCATACGAACCGTGGCTCTTTTTTCTCAGTAGTATCTTATTAGGTTTATCGGCATCATTCTTTTCTGGTGCTGATGAAGCGCTCATTTATGAGTCTTTAAAGCTATCAAACGAACAAAATAAAATGGATAAAGCGATGGGTAAAATACAGTCAGCAACTTTTATTACGATGACAGTTGCGGTAATTATTGGTTCTTATGTAGCTAAAGATTTAAAGGAAGATCAATTTATATTTTTAATATTACTTGGTTTAGCATTCCAATTAGTAGAAATCATTTTATTGTTTTTCGTTAAAAATCCAACGAAGGCAACCGATTATAAAGAAAATCCTTTTGTACATGTTAAAGATGGTATTAGAGCGATTAAACAAGAGCCACAATTACTATTCATGTTTTTAAACTTAACAATAGTTTTTATCCCTGCAGCGGCTGTTTTTGAAAAGTTTGATCAATTGTATTTATCAAATGCTGGTTTACCAGTAGCATACATCGGCATAGCCTATGCTGTATCCGGTATTATTGGGTTTATTGCTTCTATTTCAATAGGGTGGCTAACTGGATTATTTTCAAGGTATTGGCTCTTTTATGGAACGGGTATCTTTTCTGCTCTATTATTGTTTGTTGCTGCAAAGGTAGAGGATTCATTATTAATTGCTTTAGTTGTTTTCTTATTTTTACGTTTTATTAAAGCTATTCGATATCCAATCTATTCACAATTAAGTAATGACCTAATCCCTTCAAATGTTCGGGCTACGACAATATCATTATTATCAATTATTGATTCATGTTTTGATTTTCTAATTTTCGGAACCATTGCTAGTTTTGCTTATTTAGGTGTTCCTACAATCTATTTAGCTTGTGCAATTATAGCTTTATTCGGTACAATCATCCCAATTAAAAGAATAAAGAGACGAAGTGCGATATAA
- the selD gene encoding selenide, water dikinase SelD: MSEQEKIRLTALSTKAGUGCKIGPEDLSQVLRHLPEREHDPNLLVGLDTSDDAGVYKVTDDIALIQTVDYFTPIVDDPYTFGQIAAANALSDVYAMGGKPKTVLNIVGFPIKALGPEVLAEILKGAADKTKEAGAIIVGGHSIDDQEPKFGLSVTGYVHPDKFYKNVGSKPGDVLVLTKPIGVGVLTTGIKRNEVTEEQEKAVTIAMATLNKRAAELLEEFSPTAVTDVTGFGLLGHSTEMAKGSKVSFDIKLSDVPVLDGTYELIQKGIVPGGTKANHSWLKDDVEYDESLTFEDEMLLCDAVTSGGLLISMPADQAEQYVEKCKNNGIEAASIIGTVSAKKEKSIYAKR; the protein is encoded by the coding sequence GTGAGTGAACAAGAAAAAATACGTCTAACAGCGCTTTCCACAAAGGCTGGATGAGGATGCAAAATTGGTCCTGAAGACCTGTCGCAAGTTTTGCGACATTTACCAGAAAGAGAACATGATCCAAACCTTTTAGTTGGTTTAGATACTTCTGATGATGCGGGAGTATATAAAGTAACTGATGATATAGCTTTAATTCAAACTGTTGATTATTTTACACCAATTGTTGACGATCCATACACATTCGGACAAATAGCAGCAGCCAATGCCCTTAGTGATGTATACGCAATGGGAGGCAAGCCTAAAACGGTTTTAAATATCGTCGGATTCCCTATCAAAGCATTAGGCCCTGAAGTGTTAGCTGAAATATTAAAAGGTGCTGCTGACAAAACAAAAGAAGCTGGTGCAATTATCGTCGGAGGCCATTCAATCGACGATCAAGAACCTAAATTTGGCTTATCTGTAACTGGTTATGTTCACCCTGATAAATTTTATAAAAATGTCGGATCCAAACCTGGTGATGTTTTAGTCTTAACAAAACCAATTGGTGTTGGTGTGTTAACAACTGGAATTAAAAGAAATGAAGTTACAGAAGAACAAGAAAAAGCTGTTACTATAGCTATGGCAACATTAAATAAACGAGCAGCTGAGCTTCTTGAAGAGTTCTCTCCAACTGCAGTCACAGATGTAACTGGATTTGGACTTCTAGGTCACAGTACGGAAATGGCTAAAGGAAGTAAAGTAAGTTTTGATATCAAGTTGTCAGATGTTCCGGTACTAGATGGTACATATGAGCTTATTCAAAAAGGAATTGTTCCTGGCGGGACAAAAGCTAATCATAGCTGGTTAAAAGATGATGTAGAGTATGATGAATCACTTACATTTGAAGACGAAATGCTTTTGTGTGATGCAGTTACTTCTGGTGGATTATTAATTAGTATGCCAGCTGATCAAGCCGAGCAATACGTAGAAAAATGTAAGAATAATGGTATTGAAGCTGCATCCATCATCGGAACAGTTAGCGCGAAAAAAGAAAAAAGCATTTACGCAAAAAGATAA
- a CDS encoding DNA alkylation repair protein, whose translation MTLEEMMDKLEQLGSEQTKKTFMNHGAKEPFYGVKVGDLKKHLVKHVKKDQELAKELYRTGNSDAMYLAGLTVNPKLMSKDELQQWVKNAYWYMLSEYTVAWVAAESPYALELAREWIDSENEQIATAGWSTYANYLSITPDEELDINEIRELLNRIEETIHDEKNRVRYTMNGFVIAVGSFVKALHEEAHIVAEKIGKVQVDVGNTACKVPLARDYIQKVEARGKVGVKKKTCIC comes from the coding sequence ATGACGCTTGAAGAAATGATGGATAAACTCGAACAACTTGGCTCTGAGCAAACGAAGAAAACATTTATGAACCACGGAGCTAAAGAACCTTTTTATGGAGTGAAAGTGGGAGACTTAAAAAAGCATTTAGTAAAACATGTAAAAAAAGATCAAGAGCTTGCCAAAGAACTTTATCGAACGGGGAATTCTGATGCGATGTATTTAGCAGGCTTAACTGTTAACCCAAAACTAATGAGTAAAGACGAGTTACAACAATGGGTAAAGAATGCTTATTGGTACATGCTTTCCGAATATACGGTTGCCTGGGTAGCAGCTGAGAGTCCCTACGCTTTAGAACTAGCTCGTGAATGGATTGATTCAGAGAATGAGCAAATAGCCACAGCAGGGTGGAGCACGTATGCAAATTACCTTTCAATTACACCGGATGAAGAATTAGATATAAACGAAATTAGAGAACTGCTAAACCGAATTGAAGAGACAATTCATGACGAAAAAAATCGTGTGCGATATACAATGAACGGTTTTGTCATTGCGGTTGGCTCCTTTGTCAAAGCCTTGCATGAAGAAGCGCATATTGTAGCTGAAAAAATAGGGAAAGTTCAAGTGGACGTTGGTAATACAGCTTGTAAAGTTCCACTAGCTCGAGATTACATTCAAAAAGTAGAAGCTAGAGGCAAAGTAGGCGTTAAGAAAAAAACGTGTATTTGCTAG
- a CDS encoding ATP-binding protein: MSTFLDLIKPLIINYTIIIALTYTVNMFIPFNGVDNQTLKETIYYAFLGSFGGILCLFFPIEVLGNTNFDFRMVFIIVVTLYSGVLSGFITFSIISIARVVLVGGEFALIGVIVNAIALLSALLFRKAYAKKSSVFKVGTYIYLLYTTGVLITIYFYIPFLSVNFYIIYFTLFYLTFMMLLVITEKTIQMNERASEAIYLEKLKTVGNMAAAFAHEIRNPLTTVRGFVQYLNEGENHKNLKDHAPIILEELDRTNKIITDYLSLAKPSKVSYETLNLTDLAENTIRLLQPIASYKSVNLSVTNKSNQDVFINSDKNFLQQCIINIVKNAIEAVDEKGTVIVEIMRENDNAIVEIKDNGEGLTKEQLKKIGLPFYTTKSKGTGLGTMVTNRLIEQLGGSIKYKSVKNNGTVVQISLPIVISK, from the coding sequence ATGTCAACATTTCTAGATTTAATAAAGCCATTAATTATTAATTATACAATTATTATTGCTCTTACATATACGGTTAATATGTTCATTCCATTTAATGGGGTTGATAATCAAACATTAAAAGAAACAATCTATTATGCTTTTTTAGGTAGTTTTGGAGGAATTTTATGCTTGTTTTTCCCAATAGAAGTACTTGGAAATACTAACTTTGATTTTCGGATGGTTTTTATAATAGTAGTTACTCTGTATAGTGGAGTTTTATCTGGATTTATTACCTTTTCAATAATATCCATTGCAAGGGTGGTATTAGTTGGTGGAGAGTTCGCCTTAATTGGAGTAATTGTTAATGCAATAGCACTTCTTTCAGCACTATTATTTCGTAAAGCCTATGCCAAGAAATCAAGCGTTTTTAAAGTAGGTACATATATTTATCTGTTATATACTACTGGAGTCCTTATCACCATATATTTCTATATACCATTTTTAAGTGTAAATTTTTATATCATATACTTTACCCTTTTCTACTTAACTTTTATGATGTTATTAGTAATAACAGAGAAAACGATACAGATGAATGAAAGAGCAAGCGAAGCCATTTATTTAGAAAAGCTTAAAACAGTTGGAAACATGGCTGCTGCATTTGCCCATGAAATTAGAAATCCACTAACAACTGTTAGAGGGTTTGTGCAATATCTTAATGAAGGTGAAAACCATAAAAATTTAAAAGACCATGCTCCAATCATTTTGGAAGAGCTCGATCGAACCAATAAAATTATAACGGATTACTTATCTTTAGCAAAACCTAGTAAAGTATCTTATGAAACGCTAAATTTAACTGATCTAGCTGAAAATACAATACGATTGCTACAACCAATTGCAAGCTATAAAAGTGTAAACTTAAGCGTAACAAATAAAAGTAATCAGGATGTTTTTATTAATTCAGATAAAAACTTCTTGCAACAATGTATAATTAACATCGTGAAAAATGCAATTGAAGCTGTGGATGAAAAAGGAACTGTCATTGTAGAAATAATGAGAGAAAATGATAATGCCATTGTTGAAATAAAGGATAATGGAGAAGGTTTAACGAAAGAACAATTAAAAAAGATTGGCTTACCTTTTTATACAACAAAATCAAAAGGAACAGGACTTGGAACAATGGTCACTAATCGCTTAATTGAACAGCTAGGTGGTTCTATCAAATATAAAAGTGTAAAAAATAACGGTACGGTTGTTCAGATCTCATTACCCATAGTTATAAGTAAATAA
- a CDS encoding AAA family ATPase, whose translation MRPIKLVMTAFGPYKKEETIDFRKLNENRLFVVSGKTGAGKTTIFDAICFAFYGVASGEDRSEAKMLRSQFADDDTHTSVYIEFELKGKTYSVLRQLGHVKEGNKSATGEKFEFYELTGDEVIPMCETFKVTSVNQKIEETIGLTKDQFSQIVMLPQGEFRKLLTSKTVEKEEILRRIFKTTVYKSIVEKMNERRRSMQSEYEAQIKERDVHINNAKASLPPREGSLLAEIFQQDQFNSHQVLEALKQEIEFYKNEKKKQQSLLDIEVDKLKVVTESLHQGETTNGRFQLLEEKRNEKIKLDDMKPEIAEYEKKLTLAEEANRIEPYEQHLNEAESILKEKSSNFQDKKEEAEQAKQNLQSNLNEYKKEEAKKEEREQINKQIDHLQQWIPVVEGYENKKLEVANLATESESKNKALQVIANGLEAKVKEKEKRKLFIKNLEDKLKGFNEKQEALLNMRDQGKVLKKYMSLEMQQQKLEADKKELSENFERSNNVYKDLEIRWVEGQASILAKHLHDGKECPVCGSVDHPKKAIEAFDIPSKEMLERKSSDRDELQNQLSKVNANLDAVFTQIYECKEEAKALNFQIENATVQYDVLVDEGRKLKEKVQELTNDQKELSKQKDLLHELEVEIDKRHLEKEELIKITNELKSKHTIEKSLLKQSIANIPEQLRSLSEINKKLNELHVNKDRLEKSWENAQKALEKAREIKTTAETNLNNAVTSLKEAEEKLERSKKTFNDALDKSGFKEREEYKQAIISEENRIKLKEKVSTYVTDYATVKKQINELEEELKEKNLVNIAELKTEVNNQTEKVEQKRTELQKVSNFLDRAIEADNRIKETSENAMKTEKEYQLVLDLYDVIRGNNDKRISFERYLQIEFLDHIIQIANERLKGLSNGQFSLVRSDRIEKNNVQSGLGLDVYDNYTGQIRDVKTLSGGEKFNASLCLALGMADVIQAYEGGISIETMFIDEGFGSLDEESLTKAIDTLIDLQQTGRMIGVISHVQELKQAIPAILEVNKTKEGYSSTSIHIR comes from the coding sequence ATGAGACCAATAAAATTAGTAATGACTGCATTTGGACCTTATAAAAAGGAAGAAACGATCGATTTTAGAAAACTGAACGAAAACCGTTTATTTGTCGTATCAGGGAAAACGGGAGCTGGAAAAACGACAATCTTTGATGCAATATGCTTTGCATTCTACGGTGTAGCGAGTGGGGAAGACCGAAGTGAAGCGAAAATGCTTAGAAGTCAATTTGCAGATGATGATACGCATACATCTGTATATATTGAATTCGAATTAAAAGGTAAAACATATTCTGTCCTTCGTCAATTAGGACATGTGAAGGAAGGAAACAAAAGTGCTACTGGTGAAAAATTTGAATTTTATGAGCTTACTGGTGACGAAGTAATACCGATGTGTGAAACATTTAAAGTGACATCTGTTAATCAAAAAATTGAAGAGACAATAGGATTAACAAAAGATCAATTTAGTCAAATTGTAATGCTTCCACAAGGGGAATTCAGGAAGTTATTAACTTCAAAAACCGTAGAGAAAGAGGAAATATTAAGACGTATTTTTAAGACAACGGTTTACAAAAGTATTGTCGAAAAAATGAATGAACGTAGAAGAAGCATGCAAAGTGAATATGAAGCTCAAATTAAAGAGAGAGACGTTCATATTAATAATGCAAAAGCATCCTTGCCACCTCGAGAAGGTTCATTGCTTGCTGAGATATTCCAGCAAGACCAATTCAATTCTCACCAAGTTCTAGAAGCACTTAAACAAGAAATTGAATTTTATAAGAATGAAAAGAAGAAGCAACAATCTTTACTAGATATAGAAGTAGATAAGTTAAAGGTAGTGACAGAATCACTCCATCAAGGAGAAACAACTAATGGTCGTTTCCAACTATTGGAAGAAAAGCGAAATGAAAAAATAAAGCTTGACGATATGAAACCTGAAATTGCTGAATATGAAAAGAAACTTACATTAGCAGAAGAAGCTAATCGAATCGAGCCATATGAGCAGCACCTTAATGAAGCAGAATCAATCTTAAAAGAGAAATCTAGTAATTTTCAGGATAAAAAAGAAGAAGCAGAACAAGCAAAACAGAACTTACAATCCAATCTTAATGAGTATAAAAAAGAAGAAGCTAAAAAAGAAGAACGAGAGCAAATAAATAAACAGATAGATCACTTACAACAATGGATCCCTGTAGTAGAAGGATATGAAAACAAGAAATTAGAAGTAGCTAATTTAGCAACAGAGTCTGAGAGTAAAAACAAAGCTCTGCAAGTAATAGCAAATGGTTTAGAGGCAAAAGTAAAGGAAAAAGAGAAGCGAAAACTATTTATTAAAAACTTAGAAGATAAACTAAAGGGTTTTAATGAAAAGCAAGAAGCCTTATTGAATATGCGAGACCAAGGAAAAGTATTGAAGAAATATATGAGCCTTGAAATGCAGCAACAAAAACTTGAAGCTGATAAAAAAGAGCTAAGTGAGAATTTTGAAAGAAGTAATAATGTGTATAAAGATCTAGAAATACGATGGGTGGAAGGGCAAGCTAGCATATTAGCAAAACATTTACATGATGGAAAAGAATGCCCTGTTTGTGGAAGTGTCGATCACCCGAAAAAAGCTATAGAGGCTTTTGACATTCCATCTAAAGAAATGCTCGAAAGAAAAAGTAGTGATCGTGACGAACTGCAAAATCAATTATCTAAGGTTAACGCAAACCTTGACGCAGTCTTTACGCAAATCTATGAATGCAAAGAAGAAGCAAAAGCGTTAAACTTCCAGATCGAAAATGCAACGGTACAATATGATGTACTAGTTGATGAAGGTAGAAAACTTAAAGAAAAAGTTCAAGAACTTACTAATGATCAAAAGGAACTATCAAAACAAAAGGATTTATTACATGAACTAGAAGTTGAAATTGATAAAAGACATCTGGAAAAAGAAGAACTTATTAAAATTACGAATGAGCTTAAAAGTAAACATACAATAGAAAAATCCCTTCTTAAACAAAGTATCGCAAATATTCCAGAACAATTACGGTCACTATCTGAGATAAATAAAAAGTTGAATGAATTACATGTAAATAAAGATAGGCTTGAAAAGTCTTGGGAAAACGCGCAAAAAGCTTTAGAGAAGGCTAGAGAAATTAAGACGACTGCGGAAACTAATCTTAATAATGCAGTGACTTCGTTAAAAGAAGCGGAAGAAAAGTTAGAAAGAAGCAAGAAAACGTTTAATGATGCTCTAGATAAGTCAGGTTTTAAAGAAAGAGAAGAATATAAACAAGCGATAATAAGTGAAGAGAATAGAATTAAACTTAAAGAAAAAGTTAGCACGTATGTTACAGATTATGCAACTGTGAAAAAACAAATCAACGAGCTTGAGGAAGAATTAAAAGAGAAAAATCTAGTAAATATTGCTGAACTAAAAACAGAAGTTAATAATCAAACTGAAAAAGTTGAGCAAAAGCGAACCGAATTGCAGAAAGTTTCCAATTTCCTCGATCGAGCGATAGAAGCAGATAATCGAATAAAAGAGACTAGTGAAAATGCGATGAAAACGGAAAAAGAGTATCAACTAGTTTTGGATTTGTATGATGTTATTCGCGGGAATAACGATAAACGAATCTCATTTGAGAGGTACTTGCAAATTGAATTCCTCGACCATATTATCCAAATAGCAAATGAACGACTGAAAGGTTTATCTAACGGACAATTTAGCTTAGTGCGTAGTGATAGAATTGAAAAAAACAATGTTCAAAGTGGATTAGGTTTAGATGTATATGATAACTATACAGGTCAAATCAGGGATGTGAAAACATTATCAGGTGGAGAAAAATTTAATGCTTCCCTATGTTTAGCATTAGGTATGGCAGATGTTATTCAAGCATATGAAGGTGGAATCTCAATCGAAACGATGTTTATCGATGAAGGATTTGGCTCATTGGATGAGGAGTCTTTAACGAAAGCAATTGATACATTAATTGACTTGCAACAAACTGGAAGAATGATCGGTGTAATTTCTCATGTGCAAGAATTAAAGCAAGCGATACCTGCTATTCTTGAAGTGAATAAAACAAAAGAAGGTTATAGTAGCACATCTATTCATATTAGATAG
- a CDS encoding diguanylate cyclase domain-containing protein, translating to MKKWIFFNYIILAVVFLLSGCTTEINETIAMEKGSFDFDTLSDSQSEIYSLDGEWEFYWKTLASPDDLKNSKTPVKYVHVPYNWNKFEDQDLPGLGYATYRAKLTNHTPGKYGLRIPNINSSYKVWVNGELLGENGKVAENIEKMEASLRPREFFFVTEQRNVEIVLQVANGSFRDGGIFSSIEFGPYEKIFQKTNDRIIFDTILFGIVFLAGLYHIVLFLLRRSDRIAFYFGVFCLLISFRIGVVGEKFLLRIFPEISYNLSLQIEYLSFFACLPLFYWFTWILFQHIVSKLFGKIITYLSLVFIAIALFTKPIISSNTLFYYEALTILVILYLVYFLRRAIKMKIEGSIIVTICGLFFALTVVNDILFYNLIIDTMELAALGLFVFIFSQSYLIAKRFSYAFSKLEHVSNQLAILNSQLEEKVNERTKSLETYQKQLMQANDKLYKLSYFDSTTDVPNKRLLLEELEKEWKNAIVNKDPISLLFLDIDCFKEYNDTYGHLNGDKTLREVASTLQKVIKSYSGFVARYGGEEFVAILPRKSAQEANLVAEKCRNAIEELKINHQSSSVSQYITVSIGISSEIPVAESFEHFIFKADKALYQAKSNGRNQSASYAN from the coding sequence ATGAAAAAGTGGATCTTTTTTAATTATATAATATTAGCAGTGGTGTTTCTTTTATCTGGATGTACCACGGAAATAAATGAAACTATTGCTATGGAAAAAGGCTCTTTTGATTTTGATACTCTCAGTGATTCTCAGAGTGAAATATATAGTTTGGATGGAGAATGGGAATTTTATTGGAAGACACTAGCATCACCAGATGATTTGAAAAATAGTAAAACTCCAGTAAAATATGTTCATGTTCCATATAATTGGAATAAGTTTGAAGATCAAGATTTACCTGGACTAGGGTATGCAACGTATAGAGCAAAACTTACAAATCACACTCCTGGTAAGTATGGTTTGAGAATTCCTAATATTAATTCATCGTACAAGGTTTGGGTTAATGGAGAATTATTGGGAGAAAACGGTAAAGTTGCAGAGAATATAGAGAAAATGGAAGCTAGCCTTAGACCACGCGAATTTTTCTTTGTTACCGAACAGAGAAATGTGGAAATTGTACTGCAAGTTGCCAACGGGAGTTTCCGTGATGGAGGTATCTTCTCAAGTATTGAGTTTGGACCTTATGAAAAAATCTTTCAAAAAACGAATGATAGAATTATTTTTGACACAATATTATTTGGAATTGTATTCTTAGCAGGACTATACCATATAGTATTATTTCTATTAAGAAGATCTGATAGAATTGCATTTTACTTCGGTGTGTTTTGCTTGTTAATTAGTTTTAGAATAGGCGTTGTTGGAGAGAAATTTTTATTAAGGATCTTTCCGGAAATCTCATATAATTTATCTCTTCAAATTGAATATTTGTCTTTCTTTGCTTGTCTGCCTTTGTTCTATTGGTTCACATGGATATTATTTCAACACATCGTTTCAAAGCTATTTGGTAAAATAATTACGTATCTTTCATTAGTCTTTATTGCTATCGCTCTTTTCACAAAGCCAATTATATCTTCTAACACCTTGTTTTATTATGAAGCATTAACCATATTGGTTATTTTATACTTAGTCTATTTTCTTAGAAGAGCGATAAAGATGAAAATAGAAGGTTCTATTATCGTTACCATTTGTGGCCTTTTCTTTGCCCTTACAGTTGTGAATGATATTTTATTTTATAATTTAATTATTGATACAATGGAACTAGCTGCGTTAGGTTTATTCGTTTTCATATTTTCACAATCTTATTTAATAGCAAAAAGATTCTCATATGCTTTTTCGAAGTTAGAACACGTTTCTAATCAATTAGCTATATTAAATAGCCAATTAGAAGAGAAAGTAAATGAGCGAACAAAATCACTTGAAACCTATCAAAAACAGTTGATGCAAGCGAATGACAAACTATACAAACTCTCATACTTTGATTCAACAACCGATGTTCCTAATAAAAGATTATTATTAGAAGAGTTAGAGAAAGAGTGGAAAAATGCTATTGTAAATAAAGACCCTATTTCTTTGTTATTTTTAGATATTGATTGTTTCAAAGAGTATAATGACACATATGGTCACTTAAATGGTGATAAGACTTTAAGAGAAGTAGCAAGTACTCTTCAAAAGGTTATAAAAAGTTATTCAGGATTTGTTGCTCGTTATGGAGGAGAGGAGTTTGTTGCAATTCTACCTCGAAAAAGTGCACAAGAAGCGAATTTGGTAGCTGAAAAATGTAGAAATGCAATTGAAGAGCTAAAAATTAACCATCAATCTTCTTCAGTTTCTCAGTATATAACAGTAAGTATAGGAATTAGCAGTGAGATTCCTGTAGCAGAAAGTTTTGAACATTTTATTTTTAAAGCAGATAAAGCATTATATCAAGCGAAATCAAATGGGCGAAACCAATCTGCTTCTTATGCCAACTAA